In Piliocolobus tephrosceles isolate RC106 chromosome 12, ASM277652v3, whole genome shotgun sequence, one DNA window encodes the following:
- the ZNF182 gene encoding zinc finger protein 182 isoform X1, translating into MIPASASGEASGSFYSWQKAKREQGLVTFEDVAVDFTQEEWQYLKPPQRTLYRDVMLETYSNLVFVGQQVTKPNLILKLEVEECPAEGKIPFWNFPEVCQVDEQIERQHQDDQDKCLLMQVGFSDKKTITTKSGRDCHEFGNILHLSTNLVASIQRPDIHESFGNNMVDNLDLFSRRSAENKYDNGCAKLFFHTEYEKTNPGVKPYGYKECGKGLRRKKGLSLHQRIKNGEKPFECTACRKTFSKKSHLIVHWRTHTGEKPFGCTECGKAFSQKSQLIIHLRTHTGERPFECPECGKAFREKSTVIIHYRTHTGEKPYECNECGKAFTQKSNLIVHQKTHTGEKTYECTKCGESFIQKLDLIIHHSTHTGKKPHECNECKKTFSDKSTLIIHQRTHTGEKPHKCTECGKSFNEKSTLIVHQRTHTGEKPYECDVCGKTFTQKSNLGVHQRTHSGEKPFECNECEKAFSQKSYLMLHQRGHTGEKPYECNECEKAFSQKSYLIIHQRTHTEEKPYKCNECGKAFREKSKLIIHQRIHTGEKPYECPVCWKAFSQKSQLIIHQRTHTGEKPYACTECGKAFREKSTFTVHQRTHTGEKPYKCTECGKAFTQKSNLIVHQRTHTGKKAHGRGHTRKSKFMAH; encoded by the exons atgataccagcatctgcatctggtgaggcctcaggaagcttctactcatggcagaaggcaaagagggaacag GGGCTAGTGACATTTGAAGATGTGGCTGTGGATTTCACCCAGGAGGAGTGGCAGTACCTGAAGCCGCCACAGAGGACCCTGTACAGAGACGTGATGCTGGAGACCTACAGCAACTTGGTCTTTGTGG GGCAGCAGGTTACCAAACCAAACCTCATCCTCAAGTTGGAGGTAGAAGAATGCCCGGCAGAAGGAAAAATCCCATTTTGGAACTTTCCAG AAGTCTGTCAAGTTGATGAACAGATTGAGAGGCAACATCAGGATGACCAAGATAAATGTCTGCTGATGCAAGTTGGATTTTCTGACAAGAAAACAATTACCACCAAGAGTGGTCGTGACTGTCATGAGTTTGGAAACATACTTCATTTGAGTACAAACCTTGTTGCTTCAATACAAAGACCCGATATACATGAATCATTTGGAAATAATATGGTAGATAATTTAGACTTATTTAGTAGACGTTctgcagaaaataaatatgataatggATGTGCAAAATTATTCTTCCATACTGAGTATGAGAAAACAAATCCTGGAGTGAAGCCCTATGGCTATAAAGAGTGTGGGAAAGGTCTTAGGCGAAAGAAAGGCCTTAGTCTACATCAGAGaattaaaaatggagagaaacccTTTGAATGTACTGCATGTAGGAAAACCTTCAGCAAGAAGTCACACCTCATTGTACATTGGAGAactcatacaggagagaaaccttTTGGATGTACcgaatgtggaaaagcctttagCCAAAAATCTCAGCTCATTATACACTTGCGAACTCATACAGGAGAGAGACCCTTTGAGTGTCctgaatgtggaaaagccttcagAGAAAAGTCAACTGTCATCATACATTACAGgactcacacaggagagaaaccttatgaatgtaatgaatgtggaaaagccttcacTCAGAAGTCCAATCTCATTGTCCATCAGAAAACCCACACTGGAGAGAAAACCTATGAATGCACTAAATGTGGAGAATCTTTCATACAGAAGCTTGATCTAATTATACATCATAGTACCCATACAGGAAAGAAACCCCATGAATGTAATGAGTGTAAGAAAACTTTCAGTGATAAGTCAACTCTCATTATACACCAGAGAACTCATACGGGAGAGAAACCTCATAAATGTACTGAATGTGGGAAGTCTTTCAATGAGAAGTCAACCCTCATTGTGCATCAAAGAactcatacaggagagaaaccctatgaatgtgaTGTGTGTGGGAAAACCTTCACGCAAAAGTCAAACCTTGGTGTACATCAGAGAACTCATTCAGGAGAGAAACCCtttgaatgtaatgaatgtgaGAAAGCCTTCTCTCAAAAGTCCTACCTCATGCTACATCAGAGAGgtcatacaggagagaaaccttatgAGTGCAATGAATGtgaaaaagcattttcacagaaatcataTCTCATTATACATCAAAGAACTCATACAGAAgaaaaaccctataaatgtaatgaatgtggcaaagccttcagAGAAAAGTCAAAGCTCATTatacatcagagaattcatacaggagagaaaccctatgaatgtccTGTGTGTTGGAAAGCTTTTAGCCAGAAGTCACAGCTCATAATACATCAGAGAAcgcacacaggagagaaaccttatgCATGCACTGAGTGTGGCAAAGCCTTCCGAGAAAAGTCAACATTCACTGTACATCAAAgaactcatactggagagaaaccctataaatgtacagaatgtgggaaagcctttaccCAAAAATCAAACCTTATTGTACATCAACGAACCCATACAGGAAAGAAAGCCCATGGAAGAGGCCACACTCGGAAGTCAAAGTTCATGGCACATTAG
- the SPACA5 gene encoding sperm acrosome-associated protein 5, translating to MQAWGTVVVTLATLMVVTVDSKIYERCELATRLERAGLNGYKGYGIGDWLCMAHYESGFDTAFVDHNPDGSSEYGIFQLNSAWWCDNGITPTKNLCHMDCHDLLNRHILDDITCAKQIVSSQNGLAAWTSWRRHCSGHDLSEWLKGCDMNVKIDPKIHP from the exons ATGCAGGCCTGGGGCACTGTGGTAGTGACCTTGGCCACGCTGATGGTTGTCACTGTGGATTCCAAGATCTATGAACGCTGCGAGCTGGCGACAAGACTGGAGAGGGCAGGGCTGAACGGCTACAAGGGCTACGGCATTGGAGACT gGCTGTGCATGGCTCATTATGAGAGTGGCTTTGACACCGCCTTTGTGGACCACAATCCTGATGGCAGCAGTGAATATGGCATTTTCCAACTGAATTCTGCCTGGTGGTGTGACAATGGCATTACACCCACCAAGAACCTCTGCCACATGGATTGTCATG ACCTGCTCAATCGCCATATTCTGGATGACATCACATGTGCCAAGCAGATTGTGTCCTCACAGAATGGACTGGCTGCCTG GACTTCTTGGAGGCGGCACTGTTCTGGCCATGATTTATCTGAATGGCTCAAGGGGTGTGATATGAACGTGAAAATTGATCCGAAAATTCATCCATGA
- the ZNF182 gene encoding zinc finger protein 182 isoform X3 gives MLETYSNLVFVGQQVTKPNLILKLEVEECPAEGKIPFWNFPEVCQVDEQIERQHQDDQDKCLLMQVGFSDKKTITTKSGRDCHEFGNILHLSTNLVASIQRPDIHESFGNNMVDNLDLFSRRSAENKYDNGCAKLFFHTEYEKTNPGVKPYGYKECGKGLRRKKGLSLHQRIKNGEKPFECTACRKTFSKKSHLIVHWRTHTGEKPFGCTECGKAFSQKSQLIIHLRTHTGERPFECPECGKAFREKSTVIIHYRTHTGEKPYECNECGKAFTQKSNLIVHQKTHTGEKTYECTKCGESFIQKLDLIIHHSTHTGKKPHECNECKKTFSDKSTLIIHQRTHTGEKPHKCTECGKSFNEKSTLIVHQRTHTGEKPYECDVCGKTFTQKSNLGVHQRTHSGEKPFECNECEKAFSQKSYLMLHQRGHTGEKPYECNECEKAFSQKSYLIIHQRTHTEEKPYKCNECGKAFREKSKLIIHQRIHTGEKPYECPVCWKAFSQKSQLIIHQRTHTGEKPYACTECGKAFREKSTFTVHQRTHTGEKPYKCTECGKAFTQKSNLIVHQRTHTGKKAHGRGHTRKSKFMAH, from the exons ATGCTGGAGACCTACAGCAACTTGGTCTTTGTGG GGCAGCAGGTTACCAAACCAAACCTCATCCTCAAGTTGGAGGTAGAAGAATGCCCGGCAGAAGGAAAAATCCCATTTTGGAACTTTCCAG AAGTCTGTCAAGTTGATGAACAGATTGAGAGGCAACATCAGGATGACCAAGATAAATGTCTGCTGATGCAAGTTGGATTTTCTGACAAGAAAACAATTACCACCAAGAGTGGTCGTGACTGTCATGAGTTTGGAAACATACTTCATTTGAGTACAAACCTTGTTGCTTCAATACAAAGACCCGATATACATGAATCATTTGGAAATAATATGGTAGATAATTTAGACTTATTTAGTAGACGTTctgcagaaaataaatatgataatggATGTGCAAAATTATTCTTCCATACTGAGTATGAGAAAACAAATCCTGGAGTGAAGCCCTATGGCTATAAAGAGTGTGGGAAAGGTCTTAGGCGAAAGAAAGGCCTTAGTCTACATCAGAGaattaaaaatggagagaaacccTTTGAATGTACTGCATGTAGGAAAACCTTCAGCAAGAAGTCACACCTCATTGTACATTGGAGAactcatacaggagagaaaccttTTGGATGTACcgaatgtggaaaagcctttagCCAAAAATCTCAGCTCATTATACACTTGCGAACTCATACAGGAGAGAGACCCTTTGAGTGTCctgaatgtggaaaagccttcagAGAAAAGTCAACTGTCATCATACATTACAGgactcacacaggagagaaaccttatgaatgtaatgaatgtggaaaagccttcacTCAGAAGTCCAATCTCATTGTCCATCAGAAAACCCACACTGGAGAGAAAACCTATGAATGCACTAAATGTGGAGAATCTTTCATACAGAAGCTTGATCTAATTATACATCATAGTACCCATACAGGAAAGAAACCCCATGAATGTAATGAGTGTAAGAAAACTTTCAGTGATAAGTCAACTCTCATTATACACCAGAGAACTCATACGGGAGAGAAACCTCATAAATGTACTGAATGTGGGAAGTCTTTCAATGAGAAGTCAACCCTCATTGTGCATCAAAGAactcatacaggagagaaaccctatgaatgtgaTGTGTGTGGGAAAACCTTCACGCAAAAGTCAAACCTTGGTGTACATCAGAGAACTCATTCAGGAGAGAAACCCtttgaatgtaatgaatgtgaGAAAGCCTTCTCTCAAAAGTCCTACCTCATGCTACATCAGAGAGgtcatacaggagagaaaccttatgAGTGCAATGAATGtgaaaaagcattttcacagaaatcataTCTCATTATACATCAAAGAACTCATACAGAAgaaaaaccctataaatgtaatgaatgtggcaaagccttcagAGAAAAGTCAAAGCTCATTatacatcagagaattcatacaggagagaaaccctatgaatgtccTGTGTGTTGGAAAGCTTTTAGCCAGAAGTCACAGCTCATAATACATCAGAGAAcgcacacaggagagaaaccttatgCATGCACTGAGTGTGGCAAAGCCTTCCGAGAAAAGTCAACATTCACTGTACATCAAAgaactcatactggagagaaaccctataaatgtacagaatgtgggaaagcctttaccCAAAAATCAAACCTTATTGTACATCAACGAACCCATACAGGAAAGAAAGCCCATGGAAGAGGCCACACTCGGAAGTCAAAGTTCATGGCACATTAG
- the ZNF182 gene encoding zinc finger protein 182 isoform X2 has protein sequence MAKPQGLVTFEDVAVDFTQEEWQYLKPPQRTLYRDVMLETYSNLVFVGQQVTKPNLILKLEVEECPAEGKIPFWNFPEVCQVDEQIERQHQDDQDKCLLMQVGFSDKKTITTKSGRDCHEFGNILHLSTNLVASIQRPDIHESFGNNMVDNLDLFSRRSAENKYDNGCAKLFFHTEYEKTNPGVKPYGYKECGKGLRRKKGLSLHQRIKNGEKPFECTACRKTFSKKSHLIVHWRTHTGEKPFGCTECGKAFSQKSQLIIHLRTHTGERPFECPECGKAFREKSTVIIHYRTHTGEKPYECNECGKAFTQKSNLIVHQKTHTGEKTYECTKCGESFIQKLDLIIHHSTHTGKKPHECNECKKTFSDKSTLIIHQRTHTGEKPHKCTECGKSFNEKSTLIVHQRTHTGEKPYECDVCGKTFTQKSNLGVHQRTHSGEKPFECNECEKAFSQKSYLMLHQRGHTGEKPYECNECEKAFSQKSYLIIHQRTHTEEKPYKCNECGKAFREKSKLIIHQRIHTGEKPYECPVCWKAFSQKSQLIIHQRTHTGEKPYACTECGKAFREKSTFTVHQRTHTGEKPYKCTECGKAFTQKSNLIVHQRTHTGKKAHGRGHTRKSKFMAH, from the exons ATGGCCAAACCCCAG GGGCTAGTGACATTTGAAGATGTGGCTGTGGATTTCACCCAGGAGGAGTGGCAGTACCTGAAGCCGCCACAGAGGACCCTGTACAGAGACGTGATGCTGGAGACCTACAGCAACTTGGTCTTTGTGG GGCAGCAGGTTACCAAACCAAACCTCATCCTCAAGTTGGAGGTAGAAGAATGCCCGGCAGAAGGAAAAATCCCATTTTGGAACTTTCCAG AAGTCTGTCAAGTTGATGAACAGATTGAGAGGCAACATCAGGATGACCAAGATAAATGTCTGCTGATGCAAGTTGGATTTTCTGACAAGAAAACAATTACCACCAAGAGTGGTCGTGACTGTCATGAGTTTGGAAACATACTTCATTTGAGTACAAACCTTGTTGCTTCAATACAAAGACCCGATATACATGAATCATTTGGAAATAATATGGTAGATAATTTAGACTTATTTAGTAGACGTTctgcagaaaataaatatgataatggATGTGCAAAATTATTCTTCCATACTGAGTATGAGAAAACAAATCCTGGAGTGAAGCCCTATGGCTATAAAGAGTGTGGGAAAGGTCTTAGGCGAAAGAAAGGCCTTAGTCTACATCAGAGaattaaaaatggagagaaacccTTTGAATGTACTGCATGTAGGAAAACCTTCAGCAAGAAGTCACACCTCATTGTACATTGGAGAactcatacaggagagaaaccttTTGGATGTACcgaatgtggaaaagcctttagCCAAAAATCTCAGCTCATTATACACTTGCGAACTCATACAGGAGAGAGACCCTTTGAGTGTCctgaatgtggaaaagccttcagAGAAAAGTCAACTGTCATCATACATTACAGgactcacacaggagagaaaccttatgaatgtaatgaatgtggaaaagccttcacTCAGAAGTCCAATCTCATTGTCCATCAGAAAACCCACACTGGAGAGAAAACCTATGAATGCACTAAATGTGGAGAATCTTTCATACAGAAGCTTGATCTAATTATACATCATAGTACCCATACAGGAAAGAAACCCCATGAATGTAATGAGTGTAAGAAAACTTTCAGTGATAAGTCAACTCTCATTATACACCAGAGAACTCATACGGGAGAGAAACCTCATAAATGTACTGAATGTGGGAAGTCTTTCAATGAGAAGTCAACCCTCATTGTGCATCAAAGAactcatacaggagagaaaccctatgaatgtgaTGTGTGTGGGAAAACCTTCACGCAAAAGTCAAACCTTGGTGTACATCAGAGAACTCATTCAGGAGAGAAACCCtttgaatgtaatgaatgtgaGAAAGCCTTCTCTCAAAAGTCCTACCTCATGCTACATCAGAGAGgtcatacaggagagaaaccttatgAGTGCAATGAATGtgaaaaagcattttcacagaaatcataTCTCATTATACATCAAAGAACTCATACAGAAgaaaaaccctataaatgtaatgaatgtggcaaagccttcagAGAAAAGTCAAAGCTCATTatacatcagagaattcatacaggagagaaaccctatgaatgtccTGTGTGTTGGAAAGCTTTTAGCCAGAAGTCACAGCTCATAATACATCAGAGAAcgcacacaggagagaaaccttatgCATGCACTGAGTGTGGCAAAGCCTTCCGAGAAAAGTCAACATTCACTGTACATCAAAgaactcatactggagagaaaccctataaatgtacagaatgtgggaaagcctttaccCAAAAATCAAACCTTATTGTACATCAACGAACCCATACAGGAAAGAAAGCCCATGGAAGAGGCCACACTCGGAAGTCAAAGTTCATGGCACATTAG